DNA from Parageobacillus thermoglucosidasius:
GCATCACCGATAGTTAGAGTTTTTACGGTTGTTGTTTCTCGCAAAAAACGAACAAAACCATAAAGACTTTTACGTTGATTCTGTGCATCCTTCAAGTTTTTTTATTTTCAATCCAAAATTTCGGGCATCACCAATGGTGAAAGGTTTATCGGAATGACGAGCATATTTTTCGGTTTTGTTTTAGGCAAAATAAAATACGCCCCTTCCATGTTTGGCAACATGAAAGAAGGCGTAACATTTTTAAGTATTGGTTATATCTTGCCTGTTGCATCGCCCATTTACATCTTTTTCACAATGCGGAAGTATTCTTCCAGCGTTATGTTTCTTTCGAATATCACTTTCGCCGCTTTTTTGCCGACATAGCGAAGATGCCACGGTTCATATTGGTATCCGGTGATGGCTTCTTTTCCTTTCGGATAACGAATAATAAACCCGTACTCATGAGCATGAAGGGCAACCCATTTTCCCTCTTTCGTTTCCCCAAAAGCGGTCGTCAATTGATATCCAACCGCCGGGCTTGTGATGTCCATCGCCAACCCCGTTTGATGTTCGCTCTGCCCCGGCAGCGCGACTGCATGTATCGCCTTTTCTTCCCCTTTTTCTTTTACTTCTTCCGCAAATATCATTTTTTGGCGTTCATAAGAACGATAACCGGAGACAGCTACAAGCTGAATGCCGTCTTTACGGGCAGCGGCGAATAACGCTTCAAGCGCTTTTGCCGCTTCGGCGCGCATATACCGTTTATCCACGCCCGTTTCGGAAAACGAGAATGGAACGCGCGGCACCACTAAATCATCCGGCTTATACGTAGCCGGCAGCGATTGTTCTTTGTTCACAAGCGCCAATATATTGCTTGGATTCATAATGACTTTTATGCCATTTTGCACTTCGACAATATTCCAATATTCCGGTTCAAGCAATAGCTCCAGGTCCGTAGCTGGTTTCTTTTTCTCATTTTTATCGATTGCCGCATGCCCATCAACTTTATTTATGTTGTCCGCCGCTTTCTCACTCGAAAAATGGTTTGGTTGGCTGCATCCGCTAAATAAAAAAAGCAATGCAACCGCTATCCATTGAAATAGCTGTTTCATCCTTTCACCTTTTCTCTGTTTCCGCATGGCAAAAGCCGGCACGTTCTTAGATGCGAAAAAGCTTTTCCTTTCTGTGCGCGATGCGATTGCCCCGCAGTGCTCCCAGCATCAAACATCAACGGGTTTTCCTCATATACGCATACGCACGCTTGGCGCCGATTGCGCGATTATTCTACGCGAATCGCCGTTTCCAGCGCCACTTCAATCATATCGTTAAACGTTGTTTGCCGTTCTTGTGCCGTTGTTTCTTCTCCTGTTAAAATATGGTCGCTTACCGTCAGCACAGAAAGCGCTTTTCGGCCAAATTTTGCCGCCAGCGTATACAGCGCCGCTGTTTCCATCTCAACAGCTAAAACACCGTAGCGGGCCCACGTCTCCCAGTCCGGTTCGTCATTATAAAACATGTCAGCAGTAAAGACACTTCCGACCTTTAGCGGAAGCCCTTTTTCGGCGCCGACTTCATAAGCGGTCCGCAACAAAGCAAAATTTGCTGTCGGCGCATAATCCCGCCCACGGAAAGTCAAACGGTTCATGTTCGAATCCGTGGATGCGCTCATCGCCAAAATAACGTCGCGAACGTTGACATCTTTTTGAATCGCTCCGCACGTTCCAACGCGAATGAGTGTTTGTACATGATAGCTTTGGATTAATTCATTGACATAAATCGAAATCGAAGGAACTCCCATTCCTGTCCCTTGCACAGAAATGCGGTGCCCTTTGTATGTACCTGTAAATCCAAGCATGCCGCGCACGCGATTGTAGCATGTCGCTCCTTCTAAAAATGTTTCCGCGATATATTGGGCGCGGAGCGGATCACCCGGCAGCAAAATTTTCTCAGCAATTTCTTGTTGCTTTGCTTCGATATGGATGCTCAAGCAAATTCCTCCTTCGTTCGCTAACACTTCTTTGGCAGCATATCTGCCATTTTTATCATATCACACATCCATTGGAAATGGCAGCAAAAGATCAAGCATTATTTCCGCCAATCGGCTTCGTTCATTGGAAAATATCATTTGCTTTGGATCAAGTTTTTATTTGCAATTTCAGTCATTATCATCCAATAACACATGATGCGTAAAACCTCATCGTGATGAGCATACTGAATAACAAGCTGGCGAAATCTTGCCAAATTCCTAACACTCCTGTCGCACCGTTCGGAAGGAGGCGATCACTGATGAAAAAGAAATTGGAACAAGCGGTAGAATACGCAAATAAAACAAATCCGTCATCCCGTTCCAATAACCAACCGTCCACTTCGAAAAAAGAAAAAACAAAATTTTGAGGGAGAAATTTTCTCCCTTTTCTGTTTAAGACGTTTTCGAATGGTAATCATCGCGGCGGCGCGCCAAATACTTCTCATTAATATACAGCACCTTTTTATCTTTGCTTCGCGTATATTTTTTCTCCCGTTCCTTTCGTTTGCGGACAAACCAATAACCGAAGATATACATAGGAAGGACTATCTCGATCGCTCCCGCATAAACGTATAAAAACTGTTCTGTCCATTTTATTTTCGCCAGCTGCACACCGATATCACTGAACGTGTAATAGGAAGCCGCCACAATCCCCCCGGCGATGAGCACATTGACCACATGCAAAAAAGGTATGTCCTTCCAACGAAAAAACAGCCGTTCTATCCACTCTTTTGCAAATAGCAAAACAATGACAGATACGACGCTAAGCAACATCGAAACAATCAGCGCGGCCATCACCGTTTCCCCTTCCCTTTAACATCCAATGCGAAAATTTTCCACCAATGAATCCGCCGAAACCGTACAAACTAACAATGACACAATAACAAGGGAGGAAGCTGTTATGGGCAAAAAACACCGAAACCGCATCAACGGCCAAAAAAAGAATAACCATATTCCAAAAGAAGCGTTAATTGCGGAGGAAACCGCACACGCAAAAGAACACTCCGCTGCGGGAGGACGAAAAAATGGGCCAGGCCATCACGA
Protein-coding regions in this window:
- the deoD gene encoding purine-nucleoside phosphorylase encodes the protein MSIHIEAKQQEIAEKILLPGDPLRAQYIAETFLEGATCYNRVRGMLGFTGTYKGHRISVQGTGMGVPSISIYVNELIQSYHVQTLIRVGTCGAIQKDVNVRDVILAMSASTDSNMNRLTFRGRDYAPTANFALLRTAYEVGAEKGLPLKVGSVFTADMFYNDEPDWETWARYGVLAVEMETAALYTLAAKFGRKALSVLTVSDHILTGEETTAQERQTTFNDMIEVALETAIRVE
- a CDS encoding M15 family metallopeptidase, with the protein product MKQLFQWIAVALLFLFSGCSQPNHFSSEKAADNINKVDGHAAIDKNEKKKPATDLELLLEPEYWNIVEVQNGIKVIMNPSNILALVNKEQSLPATYKPDDLVVPRVPFSFSETGVDKRYMRAEAAKALEALFAAARKDGIQLVAVSGYRSYERQKMIFAEEVKEKGEEKAIHAVALPGQSEHQTGLAMDITSPAVGYQLTTAFGETKEGKWVALHAHEYGFIIRYPKGKEAITGYQYEPWHLRYVGKKAAKVIFERNITLEEYFRIVKKM